CCATCTGCAACTGTTAGTACATAGCGGTTCGCGCGGATTGGGCCAGCAGATTTTGCAACGCCATATTGCCGCCTTTGGGCATCAAGGTTTGGCGGAAGAGGGCGAAGCGGCGGCAGCCTACCTTGCCGAACACCAAGCAGCCTTGGAGTTTGCCGGCCTTAACCGCCGTTTGATTGCGGCCAGAATGCTCGACCGTTGGAGCGCAGAAGGAACATGCCTGCTCGATGTCCATCATAATTTTTTGGAACAAACTGAGATTGACGGCACAACCGGTTGGTTGCACCGAAAAGGCGCAACGCCCACCGATAAAGGCTTGGTCATGATACCCGGCTCGCGCGGCGATTACAGCTATCTGGTTCAACCTGCCGAAAATTGCCAAATTTCGTTGAATACCTTGGCTCACGGCGCAGGTCGGAAATGGCAGCGCGGCGAATGCAAAGGCAGACTGTCGCACAAATATACTGCCGACAGCCTGCGCCGGACCGAATTTGGCAGCGTAGTCGTTTGTCAGGATAAGGCCCTGATTTTTGAAGAAGCGCCGCAGGCTTATAAAAGCATCGACAGCGTTATTGCCGCTATGAAAAACGCTGGTTTGATTGAATTGGTCGCGCGGTTCAAGCCTGTTTTGACTTATAAAACCGGCGGCGAGTGTGGAGCGTAAAGATGAAACAGCATACACCAGTGATTTATCTACAAATTTCCACCGCGCAAGGGCCGGCAGAGTGCCGTATATTTGCCCGTTTCGTTTTGGGCAAGCTGCTTGCCGAAGCCCAAGTCAAAGGCATTGATGCCGAACTTGTTACCGAAACCGCCGATAAGCACGGCATTTTGTCGGCAACGCTCA
This genomic interval from Neisseria flavescens contains the following:
- a CDS encoding RNA ligase RtcB family protein — protein: MGNYPHHIQIIADSNTWIEGNAVAQLETTARLPHMLRVAGMPDLHAGRGYPVGAAFFSERHFYPALIGNDIGCGMAFWQTNLRATKLKPAKLAKQLGNIDTPLDKDEQVDLLGDAVDMSQFSDGLAVGTIGGGNHFAELQTVDTVYRADLLPPDFDENHLQLLVHSGSRGLGQQILQRHIAAFGHQGLAEEGEAAAAYLAEHQAALEFAGLNRRLIAARMLDRWSAEGTCLLDVHHNFLEQTEIDGTTGWLHRKGATPTDKGLVMIPGSRGDYSYLVQPAENCQISLNTLAHGAGRKWQRGECKGRLSHKYTADSLRRTEFGSVVVCQDKALIFEEAPQAYKSIDSVIAAMKNAGLIELVARFKPVLTYKTGGECGA